From a single Candidatus Micrarchaeota archaeon genomic region:
- a CDS encoding TatD family hydrolase produces MRTAQVVKERRLYKQSAKMADAHCHLDLIKDQGIIRESVIHGVQFMMTNGVDTKSNIRCVELADNRHVFALLGIDPEHADATDEEIEFNISMIRQHAHKIVGIGEIGLDYGRVKESVPVERQKEVFGRFLDVAKQLDLPVSIHSRGSISDILDILDSKKMRMVHIHFFEGNAQQAKEVEKKGYMISVPPVQTSKRNKVIKEIAIDNIMAESDAPVVGSSPKDVETSIRIVSAAKGIDFNKAAGLLADNTVKFFNIYAKDALMRF; encoded by the coding sequence ATGAGAACTGCGCAGGTTGTCAAGGAGAGGCGCTTGTACAAGCAGAGCGCAAAGATGGCGGATGCACACTGCCATCTTGACTTGATAAAAGACCAGGGCATAATAAGGGAATCTGTAATCCATGGCGTGCAGTTCATGATGACCAACGGGGTCGACACCAAGTCGAACATCAGGTGCGTCGAGCTCGCGGACAACAGGCACGTCTTCGCGCTCCTCGGGATAGACCCGGAGCATGCTGATGCCACCGACGAGGAGATAGAATTCAACATCAGCATGATAAGGCAGCATGCGCACAAGATAGTCGGGATAGGCGAGATAGGGCTTGACTACGGAAGGGTGAAGGAGAGCGTTCCTGTGGAAAGGCAGAAGGAGGTGTTTGGAAGGTTTTTGGACGTAGCCAAGCAGCTGGACTTGCCGGTGAGCATACATTCCAGGGGATCAATCTCCGACATACTTGACATACTGGACAGCAAGAAAATGCGGATGGTGCACATACATTTCTTCGAAGGGAATGCACAGCAGGCCAAGGAAGTGGAGAAAAAGGGGTATATGATATCAGTGCCGCCGGTCCAAACATCAAAAAGAAATAAGGTTATAAAGGAGATAGCAATAGATAATATAATGGCAGAGAGCGATGCGCCTGTTGTTGGATCCTCGCCCAAGGACGTAGAAACCTCAATAAGGATAGTTTCGGCGGCAAAAGGGATAGACTTCAACAAGGCCGCGGGATTGCTCGCCGATAATACGGTTAAGTTCTTCAACATATATGCAAAAGATGCGCTTATGCGTTTTTGA
- a CDS encoding DUF929 family protein has product MARMKQIIQRLEVIIALLVVVVAALAVYIAYPSIKLYTQGQPFGKRLTGINSPLNSQQLSVINSAPDSNYEIAGEKLLNLSIPGEQGQNNTYVGPLFQVSLNRPPQYNSLVIDGKPSVVYIGAISCIYCAENRWAMALALSRFGSFGNLYVGYSSMGDGDVPTLYWYPQNYTSNASVIYGNDYHSNYINFFSAEYDSPISAGFEFPTLQDPISYFVEGASNQSYKAAMQFMDAKHIFQGTPYTFWGTSANIGADAVVFGNGTSQSAISNYPPLTYMTHSQILGLLKQANSTFAYEEYAAADVYIAETCPSINNSAPICSLPAIAAMERRMGLA; this is encoded by the coding sequence ATGGCAAGAATGAAGCAGATCATACAGCGGCTTGAGGTTATAATAGCGCTCCTGGTTGTTGTTGTGGCAGCCCTTGCGGTGTATATCGCATACCCGTCAATAAAGCTGTACACGCAAGGGCAGCCCTTCGGAAAAAGGCTTACCGGAATAAACTCGCCCCTTAACAGCCAGCAGCTTTCGGTGATAAACTCCGCCCCTGACAGCAATTACGAAATAGCCGGGGAGAAGCTGCTCAATTTGTCAATACCCGGGGAGCAGGGCCAGAACAACACGTACGTTGGGCCGCTGTTCCAGGTCTCGCTCAACCGTCCACCTCAATACAATTCCCTTGTCATAGACGGCAAGCCCAGCGTGGTCTACATAGGCGCCATATCCTGCATATACTGCGCCGAGAACAGGTGGGCTATGGCTCTCGCGCTCTCTAGGTTCGGATCCTTCGGCAACCTGTACGTTGGATACAGCTCGATGGGCGACGGCGACGTCCCAACCCTGTACTGGTACCCGCAGAACTACACTTCAAACGCGTCGGTTATTTACGGTAACGACTATCACAGCAACTACATAAACTTCTTCAGCGCGGAATACGATTCCCCTATAAGCGCAGGATTCGAGTTCCCCACGCTGCAGGACCCGATATCGTATTTCGTTGAAGGTGCAAGCAACCAGAGCTACAAGGCAGCCATGCAGTTCATGGACGCCAAGCACATATTCCAGGGCACCCCGTACACGTTCTGGGGCACCTCCGCAAACATAGGCGCGGATGCGGTGGTATTCGGGAACGGCACCAGCCAGTCAGCAATATCAAATTACCCCCCACTGACGTACATGACGCACAGCCAGATACTGGGCCTGCTCAAGCAGGCAAACAGCACTTTCGCATACGAGGAGTATGCGGCCGCGGACGTATACATTGCAGAGACATGCCCATCAATAAACAACAGCGCGCCAATATGCTCTCTTCCCGCAATAGCCGCGATGGAAAGAAGGATGGGGCTCGCATGA
- a CDS encoding 4-vinyl reductase → MKAKKKTRKAPRSSRRARPAQKPGIARYEIPIGERELLTSIISKKARGRTTEYPLLLASVLSTVTPGLRSLYYKSGISAGRALYDIRNSERHYIWYEEGVSDLVSFLQNAGYKGITYNIFNDRIDIRLSRAEALDLSIPIHVFEAGLMCGFLTAARQQHVRVEEEKCICNGSQSCNFTTSNVLPLHQHGGKEVLDRFASSIKERMGAKQRMQGNFPEEYYALSSSILLSGEYSEHMGSIVYYLGNQIGSMVYVPDQRRLRKATERLYSILGLGSIRFISSKPMKIEIRFDRTKAKKEFVDISIAFLKGLMKDRLKNGLSVNVSKRGGSYIARIVESGV, encoded by the coding sequence ATGAAAGCAAAAAAGAAAACAAGAAAGGCGCCAAGATCAAGCCGCAGGGCAAGGCCGGCGCAAAAGCCCGGAATTGCGCGCTATGAAATTCCCATAGGGGAAAGGGAGCTCCTCACCAGCATAATATCCAAAAAGGCAAGGGGCCGCACCACTGAATACCCGCTTCTGCTCGCATCGGTGCTCTCAACAGTCACACCAGGGCTGAGGAGCCTGTACTACAAGAGCGGTATATCCGCAGGCCGCGCCCTGTACGACATACGCAACAGCGAGAGGCACTACATATGGTACGAGGAAGGCGTTTCGGACCTTGTCTCGTTCCTGCAAAATGCTGGATACAAGGGAATAACCTACAACATCTTCAATGACAGGATAGACATAAGGCTCAGCAGGGCCGAGGCACTGGACCTTAGCATACCGATTCATGTGTTCGAGGCCGGGCTCATGTGCGGGTTCCTCACGGCGGCGCGGCAGCAGCACGTCAGGGTCGAGGAGGAAAAATGCATCTGCAATGGTTCCCAGTCATGCAATTTCACCACCTCGAACGTGCTTCCCCTGCACCAGCACGGCGGCAAGGAGGTCCTTGACAGGTTCGCGTCATCGATAAAGGAGCGCATGGGCGCCAAGCAGCGCATGCAGGGAAACTTCCCCGAGGAGTACTACGCGCTGTCGTCCTCGATATTGCTTAGCGGCGAATATTCGGAGCACATGGGGAGTATAGTGTATTACCTTGGCAACCAAATAGGCTCAATGGTATACGTGCCAGATCAGAGGCGCCTCAGAAAGGCAACGGAAAGGCTCTACTCCATTCTAGGCCTGGGATCCATCAGGTTCATCTCATCGAAGCCCATGAAAATCGAGATTAGGTTTGACAGGACAAAGGCTAAAAAGGAGTTTGTTGATATATCTATCGCCTTCCTGAAAGGCCTGATGAAGGACAGGCTCAAGAACGGCCTTTCGGTGAACGTTTCAAAGAGGGGCGGCTCGTATATAGCACGCATAGTTGAATCCGGCGTTTGA
- the secY gene encoding preprotein translocase subunit SecY, with protein MALEFVDAIEQFIPSISQPSKPLSLKEKMYWTGAILIVYFMLYNIYAIGVNSQSVQQPFLQLISIIFAAKIGSLITVGIGPIVLASIILQLVSGSGLINIDQNDPVQKGRLQTLQKVSAIGIAVVESFIFVYTGYVPVSSPALIGIVVAQMAVGAIVIIYLDEMMTKYGITSGINMFIAAGVSYAIVAGTLSILLPEAITALQAGGAAAISNALIAFGPLFFAIVVFLASIYAYEMKVELPLSFEQFRGVGGRLPIPFLYVSVLPVILASSLELSFTVWFRFIANVKGSLANFAHFIAYYQPVASTGGASSLQLTGGITYLISPTFPLPYSANYGGIGGYGTYFTYLVSHTTSLFLPWGGVVQVPEWIHVIVYTVVLIILCVIFGKFWVELTGQNPRALAEQLGETGWQIPGFRRDPRIVENVLNKYIPTLTVLGSIFVGLLAALATLTGAIGTGMGILLTVGIIYMLYQQLEQERLYETYPFLEKIAK; from the coding sequence ATGGCTCTTGAATTTGTAGATGCGATAGAGCAGTTCATACCCAGCATAAGCCAGCCCTCCAAGCCGCTATCGCTCAAGGAAAAGATGTACTGGACCGGAGCCATACTTATCGTATATTTCATGCTTTACAACATATACGCCATAGGCGTGAACTCGCAGTCGGTGCAGCAGCCCTTCCTCCAGCTCATAAGCATAATATTCGCGGCAAAGATAGGGAGCCTTATAACTGTAGGGATAGGGCCCATAGTGCTCGCAAGCATAATACTCCAATTGGTCTCCGGCTCCGGGCTCATAAACATAGACCAGAACGATCCCGTCCAAAAGGGGCGCCTGCAGACCCTGCAGAAGGTGTCTGCAATAGGAATAGCGGTAGTTGAGTCGTTCATATTCGTATATACCGGATACGTGCCGGTATCATCCCCTGCGCTCATAGGAATAGTGGTGGCGCAGATGGCCGTTGGCGCAATAGTGATAATATACCTCGACGAGATGATGACGAAATACGGCATCACCTCCGGGATAAACATGTTCATAGCAGCTGGCGTGTCATACGCGATAGTCGCGGGAACACTGAGCATACTGCTCCCTGAGGCCATAACCGCGCTGCAGGCTGGCGGCGCCGCAGCCATATCCAACGCGCTAATAGCCTTCGGCCCTCTGTTCTTCGCCATAGTGGTATTCCTGGCGAGCATATATGCATATGAGATGAAGGTTGAGCTGCCGCTGAGCTTTGAGCAGTTCAGGGGAGTCGGAGGAAGGTTGCCAATACCCTTCCTTTACGTGAGCGTATTGCCGGTAATACTCGCATCCTCGCTTGAGCTGAGCTTCACCGTGTGGTTCAGGTTCATAGCCAATGTGAAGGGATCGCTGGCCAATTTCGCCCACTTCATAGCATATTACCAGCCTGTCGCATCAACCGGGGGTGCGTCATCTCTCCAGCTGACAGGCGGCATAACATATCTCATATCCCCTACTTTCCCGCTTCCCTATTCCGCAAACTACGGAGGCATAGGAGGCTATGGCACATACTTCACATACCTGGTTAGCCATACCACTTCGCTTTTCCTGCCATGGGGCGGTGTGGTGCAGGTCCCCGAGTGGATACACGTCATCGTATACACCGTGGTGCTGATAATCCTGTGCGTGATATTCGGGAAGTTCTGGGTTGAATTGACGGGCCAGAACCCAAGGGCGCTGGCTGAGCAGCTCGGGGAAACCGGGTGGCAGATACCGGGGTTCAGGAGGGATCCGAGGATAGTCGAGAACGTGCTAAACAAGTACATACCGACGCTTACGGTGCTTGGGAGCATATTCGTAGGGCTGCTTGCCGCGTTGGCAACCCTTACCGGGGCCATAGGCACCGGCATGGGGATACTGCTTACTGTTGGGATAATCTACATGCTCTACCAGCAGCTGGAGCAGGAGCGGCTCTACGAAACATATCCGTTCCTCGAGAAGATTGCCAAGTGA
- a CDS encoding methyltransferase has product MHIYDRIKPTLHVHKTVYRPMEDARMLGRCVEQYAFGKMLDMGTGTGIQGIIGAMKGCEVTFADVNPNAVECARENAATNGVSGKFVVSDLFSNIKGRFNTISFDPPYLRSRTLITGKTNPSTDGGLRGREVIDPFLRAYKRHVMKDHVILMVESWWNDFKEDMERLDAEIVARQHYPLLGDIVVMKFE; this is encoded by the coding sequence ATGCACATCTATGACAGGATAAAGCCAACGCTGCACGTGCACAAGACGGTATACAGGCCGATGGAGGATGCGCGGATGCTGGGAAGGTGCGTCGAGCAATACGCGTTCGGCAAGATGCTCGACATGGGCACCGGAACCGGAATACAGGGAATAATAGGCGCGATGAAAGGATGCGAAGTCACATTTGCGGACGTGAATCCCAATGCCGTTGAGTGCGCCAGGGAAAACGCCGCAACCAATGGAGTATCCGGAAAGTTCGTTGTATCAGACCTGTTCTCCAACATAAAGGGGAGATTCAACACGATATCCTTCGATCCGCCGTACCTGAGGTCAAGGACGCTGATTACCGGTAAGACAAACCCGTCAACGGACGGCGGGCTCAGGGGGAGAGAGGTGATAGACCCGTTCCTTAGGGCGTACAAGAGGCACGTGATGAAAGATCACGTAATACTGATGGTGGAAAGCTGGTGGAACGATTTCAAGGAGGACATGGAAAGGCTAGATGCCGAAATAGTTGCAAGGCAGCATTATCCTCTTCTGGGCGACATAGTGGTAATGAAATTCGAATAA
- a CDS encoding 2'-5' RNA ligase family protein, with product MPKIFILSIINDDKKLTKLFKDFERKYNGVQNVSDNYPHITFQSGETKNLQKIEKELKKISSEKKPIKIEITRLTNWSKEWIYYKIKKTSELASLNRIINNILKSYGKKLANDYKPRLWVPHIAVGNKVQKSKFHNAFNEVSSKNIKKVHRLNSIYIVEETPTGRFKTIRKYTLFR from the coding sequence ATGCCAAAAATCTTTATATTATCTATTATAAATGACGATAAAAAGCTTACAAAACTATTCAAAGATTTCGAGAGGAAGTACAATGGAGTCCAAAATGTTTCAGACAATTATCCCCATATAACTTTTCAAAGCGGAGAAACGAAAAATCTACAAAAAATCGAAAAAGAGCTTAAAAAAATAAGTTCTGAAAAAAAGCCAATCAAAATAGAAATTACCAGGCTAACCAATTGGTCAAAAGAGTGGATATACTACAAAATTAAGAAAACAAGTGAATTGGCTAGCCTAAATCGGATAATAAACAATATCCTTAAATCTTATGGTAAGAAACTTGCAAATGATTATAAACCTAGATTATGGGTTCCACACATTGCAGTTGGAAATAAAGTGCAAAAGAGCAAATTTCATAATGCATTTAACGAAGTAAGTTCTAAAAATATCAAAAAAGTACATAGATTAAATTCCATTTATATAGTTGAAGAAACTCCTACTGGACGATTCAAGACGATTAGAAAATACACATTATTTAGATAG
- a CDS encoding class I SAM-dependent methyltransferase — MSSLSGNFAGDELTFFTSGFTPVKELLNFMKAGKIPTRGESILEIGCGVGRLVQHFAPLYERAIGLDVSEEMVSIAIRNLNYLKNITIQKVTGDGTLNYPDKSFDLVYSYGTFGFVDNKALNRYIEETHRILKQDGAIVFQIPNYRNPIGLFHGTSGPFNLTTKELTIERFKLLVSGNLKNPTEKSRLGVPRSEEYIKAMMDDKGFNNLRVERPSLMRIYYLVSGLKRE; from the coding sequence TTGAGTTCGCTTTCTGGTAACTTCGCAGGGGATGAACTTACATTCTTTACCTCTGGTTTTACACCTGTAAAGGAACTGCTCAACTTTATGAAAGCAGGTAAAATACCAACACGTGGAGAATCAATACTCGAAATTGGTTGTGGAGTAGGTAGATTGGTTCAACATTTTGCACCATTATACGAGAGGGCAATTGGATTAGATGTATCCGAAGAAATGGTAAGTATAGCAATTAGGAATTTAAATTATCTAAAGAATATAACAATACAGAAAGTTACGGGAGATGGAACCCTAAACTATCCTGATAAGAGTTTTGATTTAGTTTATTCGTATGGGACTTTTGGTTTTGTTGATAATAAAGCCTTAAATAGGTATATAGAAGAAACTCATAGAATTCTTAAGCAAGATGGTGCTATAGTATTCCAGATTCCAAATTACAGGAACCCAATCGGATTATTTCATGGTACTTCAGGACCATTTAATCTAACAACAAAAGAACTTACGATCGAGAGATTCAAACTACTTGTTTCTGGAAACCTAAAAAATCCAACCGAAAAAAGCAGGTTGGGAGTACCGCGTAGTGAAGAATATATCAAAGCAATGATGGACGATAAAGGATTTAATAACCTAAGAGTCGAACGCCCGTCTTTAATGAGAATTTATTATTTAGTTAGTGGATTAAAAAGGGAATAA
- the cysS gene encoding cysteine--tRNA ligase: MEIYNTLTHKKERFRSITKGKVGMYSCGPTVYNFAHIGNLRPYIFSDILKRMLMRDGYSVTHVMNITDVGHLVSDANLGEDKIRLTAEHEHKSAHEVAEFYTKEFVKDIRRLNLMMPDVMPKATAHIKEMLGLIATLEEKGYLYNVRTGVYYDTSKFKDYGQLMGLTFDKLNDYLIAGARVERAAGIRNTTDFAVWRFAKGDEKEMVWETKYGRGFPGWHIECSAMSMRYLGEHFDIHTGGVDHLPIHHTNEIAQSEAATGMKFVNFWIHVEHLQVNGKKMSKSLGNVYTLQHLVDKGYSVNAYKYLIISGYYRSQMNFTFEALENATNTLNGIYSFIEKVSEASRKGHGNGNSEFTGTIEGIRDAFFSALNNDLNTPLALSKLHMLISETNRAYEAGLSKSGAKKALDALLEFDEILGLDFGKYTKKKELPEGAKDLIDERNRLRSEKKFKEADRIREKLRNEYRIDIEDTEGGTAWHNI; this comes from the coding sequence TTGGAGATATACAATACCTTAACGCACAAGAAGGAAAGGTTCAGGAGCATCACCAAGGGAAAAGTTGGGATGTACAGCTGCGGCCCGACGGTATACAACTTCGCCCATATAGGAAACCTAAGGCCCTACATATTCTCCGACATACTGAAAAGGATGCTCATGCGCGACGGCTATTCCGTGACGCATGTCATGAACATAACGGATGTCGGCCACCTTGTAAGCGATGCCAACCTCGGAGAAGACAAGATACGCCTTACTGCGGAGCACGAGCACAAGAGCGCGCACGAGGTTGCCGAGTTCTACACAAAGGAGTTCGTCAAGGACATAAGGAGGCTCAACCTCATGATGCCTGACGTCATGCCAAAGGCCACGGCGCACATAAAGGAGATGCTTGGGCTCATAGCAACGCTTGAGGAAAAGGGATACCTTTACAACGTCAGGACTGGCGTGTATTACGACACGTCCAAATTCAAGGATTACGGGCAACTCATGGGCCTGACGTTCGACAAGCTTAACGATTACCTTATAGCCGGCGCAAGGGTCGAAAGGGCGGCAGGGATAAGGAACACTACAGATTTCGCCGTATGGAGGTTCGCGAAGGGCGATGAGAAGGAAATGGTGTGGGAAACAAAGTACGGCAGGGGATTTCCAGGCTGGCACATAGAGTGCAGCGCCATGAGCATGAGATACCTCGGGGAGCATTTCGACATACATACCGGGGGAGTGGACCACCTGCCAATACACCATACGAACGAGATAGCGCAATCGGAGGCCGCAACAGGCATGAAATTCGTGAATTTCTGGATCCATGTCGAGCATTTGCAGGTAAACGGGAAGAAGATGTCAAAATCCCTAGGCAACGTATACACGCTCCAGCACCTGGTAGACAAGGGCTATTCCGTCAACGCCTACAAATACCTCATAATATCCGGATACTACAGGAGCCAGATGAATTTCACTTTCGAGGCCCTCGAGAATGCCACCAATACGCTGAACGGCATATACTCATTCATAGAAAAGGTGTCCGAGGCTTCAAGGAAGGGGCATGGCAACGGCAATAGCGAATTCACCGGTACGATTGAAGGGATAAGGGACGCATTCTTCTCCGCCCTCAACAACGATCTAAATACCCCGCTTGCGCTCTCAAAGCTGCACATGCTGATAAGCGAGACCAACAGGGCATACGAGGCAGGGTTGAGCAAATCCGGCGCGAAGAAGGCCCTGGATGCGCTGCTGGAGTTTGACGAAATACTTGGGCTGGATTTCGGCAAATACACCAAGAAGAAGGAGCTGCCTGAAGGCGCAAAGGACCTAATCGACGAAAGGAACAGGCTCAGGTCCGAGAAAAAATTCAAGGAAGCGGACAGGATAAGGGAAAAACTGAGGAATGAGTACAGGATAGATATCGAAGATACCGAAGGCGGCACTGCATGGCATAATATATGA
- a CDS encoding thermopsin family protease produces the protein MDDTLTHALGPTRNGEQAHPKGNRVIWPVALGIISLFMLPFLVSLSFGGPSANNNSGIGIILKAMEPAFPKLQYMGNHINPYYEISSCGGPGSPSNGCAPIGLASYGIYGDANPKTYTIDTTILLGSVSISRIGSYNQQGMAPQNSSSLQLNGVLVVHDKDGTTKEYWIQHGIEFIGNTGTFTSLGSITNLTGNVSSILIINNSGSYCKQDSGYVVCTSGATRMHLPLSADLYMADFVVPGKGVLVYVGTTTGKDAEYVTPYSAYSKVSGNDSFTINDTNVSTAYFTVDGNDYIKSRNTLVAQDAELVFGGVGSGTETTFGSINATLSLNYYNLSSGSYMAFPSYYNFGFDTAESAGGINTNYSNGLEQVVSGPQKYVYLGK, from the coding sequence ATGGACGATACGCTTACGCATGCGCTAGGGCCTACCAGGAATGGGGAGCAGGCGCACCCGAAGGGCAACAGGGTGATATGGCCGGTGGCGCTTGGCATAATAAGCCTGTTCATGCTGCCGTTCCTGGTGTCGCTATCTTTCGGAGGCCCTTCTGCAAACAACAATTCAGGAATCGGCATCATACTCAAGGCGATGGAGCCTGCGTTTCCCAAGCTGCAGTACATGGGCAACCACATAAACCCGTATTACGAGATATCGAGCTGCGGCGGCCCCGGCAGCCCTTCCAACGGCTGCGCACCCATAGGGCTTGCATCCTACGGGATATACGGCGACGCCAATCCCAAGACATACACCATAGATACCACCATACTGCTGGGCAGCGTGAGCATAAGCAGGATTGGCTCCTATAACCAGCAGGGCATGGCACCGCAGAACTCGTCCAGCCTGCAGCTCAACGGGGTGCTTGTGGTGCATGACAAGGACGGCACCACAAAGGAATACTGGATACAGCACGGAATTGAATTCATAGGCAATACGGGCACTTTCACGTCCTTGGGATCCATAACGAACCTTACCGGCAACGTAAGCAGCATATTGATAATCAACAACTCCGGAAGCTACTGCAAGCAGGATTCCGGATACGTTGTCTGCACTTCTGGTGCCACAAGAATGCACCTTCCGCTGTCGGCAGACTTGTACATGGCTGATTTCGTAGTTCCCGGAAAGGGCGTGCTCGTATACGTTGGGACAACCACGGGCAAGGATGCAGAGTACGTAACTCCGTACAGCGCATACTCGAAGGTTTCAGGAAACGACAGCTTCACCATAAACGACACAAACGTAAGCACTGCATACTTCACAGTGGATGGAAACGATTACATAAAATCAAGGAATACACTGGTTGCGCAGGATGCCGAGCTCGTATTCGGTGGCGTGGGCTCCGGAACAGAGACCACATTCGGCAGCATCAATGCCACTCTGTCCCTGAATTACTATAACCTTTCATCCGGCAGCTATATGGCCTTTCCGTCGTATTACAACTTCGGGTTCGATACAGCGGAATCAGCAGGGGGCATAAACACGAACTACAGCAACGGCCTGGAGCAGGTCGTTTCAGGTCCCCAGAAGTACGTATATCTAGGAAAATAA
- the hisS gene encoding histidine--tRNA ligase, with amino-acid sequence MTDIPFPRGVRDLLPNEALFRNELLRKVENVFRLFGFLTIDTPSFESLKVLKAKDAIGADTKLIYEMKDEQLGLRYDNTMSLARYIAMHQELPMPFKRYYIGKSWRREEPQRLRYREITQADADIIGGNRAMADAEVIAAAGAVLDSIGIKYEICINDRQLMDRVIEKFGVGKDKVIGVMRALDKFEKIGEDGVVKALNELGIESAAVDQIMEFVGQEGTNEDRMSYVEKLVGEDATKDLKTTLELLKGYGIRGEPSVDFSTVRGLDYYTGIVFEYRKMEMRDASLGGGGRYDNLIGIFSTKPMTAVGVALGIDRILEALDFSSSIEYTYAKVFIANVKEGNYKYAISIASAFRAKGVAVDMNMASRNLSNQLAYANAIKTKYVAIVGDSEEKMGKLKLRNLVDGNEETVSVDDAVKIVKGE; translated from the coding sequence ATGACAGACATCCCATTTCCAAGAGGAGTGAGGGACCTCCTGCCCAACGAGGCTCTTTTCAGGAACGAGCTGCTCAGGAAAGTGGAGAACGTCTTCAGGCTGTTCGGCTTCCTGACGATAGACACACCGTCGTTCGAGTCGCTGAAGGTGCTCAAGGCCAAGGACGCGATAGGCGCCGACACGAAGCTGATATACGAGATGAAGGACGAGCAGCTCGGGCTGAGGTACGACAACACGATGTCGCTTGCAAGGTACATCGCCATGCACCAGGAGCTCCCGATGCCGTTCAAGCGGTATTACATAGGGAAGAGCTGGAGGAGGGAGGAGCCGCAGCGGCTTAGGTACAGGGAGATAACCCAGGCGGATGCGGACATAATAGGCGGCAACAGGGCGATGGCGGATGCGGAGGTCATTGCTGCCGCTGGCGCGGTGCTCGACAGCATAGGCATAAAGTACGAGATATGCATAAACGACAGGCAGCTCATGGACAGAGTTATAGAGAAGTTCGGAGTAGGGAAGGACAAGGTTATCGGGGTGATGAGGGCGCTGGACAAGTTCGAGAAGATAGGCGAGGACGGGGTTGTCAAGGCGCTGAACGAGCTCGGAATAGAGAGCGCGGCTGTGGACCAGATAATGGAATTCGTAGGCCAGGAAGGCACCAACGAGGACAGGATGTCCTACGTAGAAAAGCTGGTAGGGGAGGACGCGACTAAGGACCTGAAGACAACGCTTGAGCTGCTTAAGGGCTATGGGATCAGGGGCGAGCCGTCGGTGGACTTTTCAACGGTCAGGGGACTTGATTATTACACTGGGATAGTATTCGAGTACAGGAAAATGGAGATGCGCGACGCATCCTTGGGCGGGGGAGGCAGGTACGACAACCTTATAGGGATATTCAGCACGAAGCCGATGACGGCCGTAGGTGTCGCCCTTGGGATTGACAGGATACTTGAGGCGCTTGACTTTTCCTCTTCCATAGAATACACGTATGCAAAGGTTTTCATAGCCAACGTCAAGGAGGGCAATTACAAATATGCCATAAGTATTGCCTCTGCATTCAGGGCGAAGGGCGTTGCGGTCGACATGAATATGGCTTCGAGGAACCTCTCCAACCAGCTGGCATATGCGAATGCGATAAAAACAAAATACGTTGCGATAGTTGGAGACAGCGAGGAGAAGATGGGCAAGCTCAAGCTAAGGAACCTTGTTGACGGGAACGAGGAAACCGTTTCCGTGGATGATGCTGTTAAGATAGTTAAAGGCGAATAG
- the trxA gene encoding thioredoxin, with the protein MSVTEVGDPNFDDEVIKSKTPVIVDIWAPWCGPCRMYSPVIDDVAKEYEGKLKFVKVNADENELTVTKFNVSSIPTTLLIKDGQLKAMSVGAVPKETLKKWIDKNM; encoded by the coding sequence ATGAGCGTAACAGAAGTAGGAGACCCTAATTTTGATGATGAGGTCATAAAGTCAAAAACCCCGGTAATAGTCGACATATGGGCGCCGTGGTGCGGCCCGTGCAGGATGTACAGCCCGGTAATAGACGATGTTGCAAAGGAATACGAAGGAAAGTTGAAGTTCGTGAAGGTGAACGCCGATGAGAACGAGCTTACAGTTACAAAATTCAACGTCAGCAGCATACCGACTACGCTGCTCATAAAGGACGGGCAGCTCAAGGCCATGAGCGTTGGCGCCGTTCCAAAGGAGACGCTCAAGAAGTGGATAGACAAGAACATGTAA